In Syntrophales bacterium, the following are encoded in one genomic region:
- a CDS encoding tetratricopeptide repeat protein, producing the protein MSLFGEIRRIAKEADRIELYRFLLIWAVVFGVFLTVEVYTGYVPAWFLVVIPPVMAAVVMGIVAGAGDKISRTFRGGPKAAWSAGERSAGDLEKIRFSKRQGRFDEALFLINEFLKQFPKHPEALFLKAQILHEGFGHDESARKCLRAVLTEVPASEPLHRWADRYHEDITGAGLKEKDPSA; encoded by the coding sequence ATGTCCCTGTTCGGGGAAATCAGGCGAATCGCGAAGGAAGCCGACCGGATCGAGCTGTATCGCTTTCTCTTGATCTGGGCCGTTGTCTTCGGGGTCTTCCTGACGGTCGAGGTGTATACCGGGTATGTCCCCGCATGGTTCCTGGTCGTCATTCCGCCGGTCATGGCGGCCGTCGTCATGGGGATTGTCGCCGGGGCCGGGGACAAAATATCCCGCACGTTCCGTGGGGGACCGAAGGCGGCCTGGAGCGCCGGAGAGCGGTCGGCCGGGGATCTGGAGAAAATCCGGTTCAGCAAGAGGCAGGGGCGTTTCGACGAGGCCCTCTTTCTCATCAATGAGTTCCTGAAGCAGTTTCCCAAACACCCGGAGGCCCTGTTTCTGAAGGCGCAGATTCTTCACGAGGGGTTCGGCCATGACGAATCCGCAAGGAAGTGTCTCCGGGCTGTCCTGACGGAGGTTCCCGCCTCCGAGCCGCTGCACCGGTGGGCCGACCGCTACCATGAAGACATCACCGGGGCGGGACTCAAAGAAAAAGATCCGTCGGCGTGA